One stretch of Saccharopolyspora erythraea DNA includes these proteins:
- a CDS encoding glutaminase: MEMSPLLERITDAIAPLRGSGEVADYIPALARVAPDRFGIGVAEVDGGVHGAGDWETPFSMQSISKVFTLAMVLAEGDDTLWRRVGREPSGNPFNSLVQLEHERGIPRNPFINAGALAVTDQLISLTGDAVAALLEFLRTESANPALPVDDEVAISERANADRNLALAHFMASYGNMRNPVDEVIDQYVRQCSIAMSCRDLAQAGLFLARHGVRRDGTGHLSRSQAKRINAIMLTCGTYDAAGEFAYHVGIPGKSGVGGGILAIVPGRCAVAVWSPGLDRRGNSVAGVAALDHFTTLTGWSVF; the protein is encoded by the coding sequence GTGGAGATGTCACCGCTGCTCGAACGCATCACCGACGCGATCGCCCCGCTGCGCGGGAGCGGGGAGGTCGCCGACTACATCCCCGCGCTGGCCCGGGTGGCTCCGGACCGGTTCGGCATCGGGGTGGCCGAGGTGGACGGCGGCGTGCACGGCGCGGGCGACTGGGAGACGCCGTTCTCGATGCAGAGCATCTCCAAGGTCTTCACGCTCGCGATGGTGCTCGCCGAAGGCGACGACACACTGTGGCGCCGGGTGGGGCGGGAGCCGTCGGGCAACCCGTTCAACTCCCTGGTGCAGCTGGAACACGAGCGCGGCATCCCGCGGAACCCGTTCATCAACGCCGGTGCGCTGGCGGTCACCGACCAGCTCATCTCCCTCACCGGCGACGCGGTCGCCGCGCTGCTGGAGTTCCTGCGGACCGAGAGCGCGAACCCGGCGCTGCCGGTCGACGACGAGGTGGCGATCTCGGAGCGGGCCAACGCCGACCGCAACCTGGCGCTGGCGCACTTCATGGCGTCCTACGGCAACATGCGCAACCCGGTGGACGAGGTGATCGACCAGTACGTCCGGCAGTGCTCGATCGCGATGAGCTGCCGCGACCTGGCGCAGGCCGGGCTGTTCCTGGCCCGGCACGGGGTGCGCCGCGACGGCACCGGCCACCTCAGCCGCAGCCAGGCCAAGCGGATCAACGCGATCATGCTGACCTGCGGGACCTACGACGCCGCCGGGGAGTTCGCCTACCACGTCGGGATCCCGGGCAAGAGCGGCGTGGGCGGCGGCATCCTGGCGATCGTGCCGGGGCGCTGCGCTGTCGCGGTGTGGAGCCCCGGACTGGACCGGCGCGGCAACTCGGTGGCGGGCGTGGCCGCCCTCGACCACTTCACCACCCTGACCGGCTGGTCCGTCTTCTAG
- a CDS encoding ABC transporter substrate-binding protein, whose amino-acid sequence MKRRTFMRIAALPPLPAVLGACTGGTRPQADALRVVSVANVVAEAALTGLRTGGAALPGVGAVRISRARTPDELRAGLVGGQVDVAVLPSTAAANLAAKGVDVRVLGVLDQALLAGVGRARAGIGPWEALRGATVDVAFRGDITDVLTRLLARAGGLRPDVDVRFRYHAQLPEAVAEFAVGRADFAVLPEPSASLALLRAAEAGRPGTRFLDPAAEWRATTGSTSLPLMAVAVRGELATGRPEVVRALQDHLRAATANAAASAGAVAAELQLPPQVVSELLGRGGTGFRTGVQARADLDVLYRRLLEHAPETIGGRVPGDGFGV is encoded by the coding sequence GTGAAACGTCGGACGTTCATGCGCATCGCGGCGCTGCCCCCGCTGCCCGCCGTGCTCGGCGCCTGCACGGGCGGCACGCGGCCGCAGGCGGACGCGCTGCGGGTCGTCAGCGTCGCCAACGTCGTCGCGGAGGCGGCGCTGACCGGCCTCCGGACGGGCGGCGCGGCGTTGCCCGGTGTCGGCGCGGTGCGGATCAGCCGGGCCAGGACGCCCGACGAGCTGCGGGCCGGTCTGGTCGGCGGCCAGGTCGACGTCGCGGTGCTGCCCTCGACGGCGGCGGCGAACCTGGCCGCCAAGGGCGTCGACGTGCGGGTGCTGGGAGTGCTGGACCAGGCGTTGCTGGCCGGGGTCGGCCGCGCCCGGGCGGGGATCGGGCCGTGGGAGGCGCTGCGCGGCGCGACCGTCGACGTCGCGTTCCGAGGTGACATCACCGACGTGCTGACGCGGCTGCTCGCCCGGGCGGGCGGTCTGCGCCCGGACGTGGACGTGCGGTTCCGCTACCACGCGCAGCTCCCGGAGGCGGTCGCCGAGTTCGCAGTGGGCAGGGCGGATTTCGCGGTGCTGCCCGAGCCGTCGGCCTCGCTGGCGCTGCTGCGTGCCGCAGAGGCCGGCAGACCGGGCACCAGGTTCCTCGACCCGGCGGCCGAGTGGCGCGCGACCACCGGGAGCACGTCACTGCCGCTGATGGCGGTCGCCGTTCGCGGCGAACTCGCGACGGGGCGCCCCGAGGTGGTCCGCGCGCTCCAGGACCACCTGCGCGCGGCGACCGCGAACGCCGCGGCCTCGGCCGGGGCGGTGGCCGCCGAACTCCAGCTGCCGCCCCAGGTGGTGTCCGAGCTCCTCGGCCGCGGCGGTACCGGTTTCCGCACGGGTGTGCAGGCACGGGCCGACCTCGACGTCCTCTACCGGCGGCTCCTGGAGCACGCCCCGGAGACGATCGGCGGCAGGGTGCCCGGGGACGGTTTCGGTGTCTGA
- a CDS encoding ABC transporter permease has translation MSERRGRRLRLSGAAVVGVAVLAGCWQAVAWQQPEILVPSPAETAAALRDLAWSGELAAQLRTTLSRAAVGVAIGIAAGALWGLASASRRWIDESGRPLRGLLLGLPPVIPAVLGTVWLGDAGAVAVLVVVVVTVPTAKVTVAEAARAIDADLLEMARVYRLPPLARLRHLQLPALVPALRSAASLCGAGGLRVAIMAELLVAPDGVGAAVAQARGNLATAEVFAWALVAVAAALVTDWLVARPAHRGAASRAAEPVGAR, from the coding sequence GTGTCTGAGCGTCGCGGGCGCCGCCTGCGTCTCAGCGGCGCAGCCGTGGTGGGCGTGGCGGTGCTGGCCGGGTGCTGGCAGGCCGTCGCGTGGCAGCAGCCGGAGATCCTGGTGCCGTCCCCCGCCGAGACCGCCGCCGCCCTGCGCGACCTCGCGTGGAGCGGCGAGCTCGCGGCGCAGCTCCGGACCACGCTGAGCCGGGCCGCGGTGGGCGTGGCGATCGGCATCGCTGCGGGTGCGCTGTGGGGCCTGGCCAGCGCCTCCCGGCGCTGGATCGACGAGTCCGGGCGCCCGCTTCGCGGACTGCTGCTCGGCCTGCCGCCGGTGATCCCCGCCGTGCTGGGCACGGTGTGGCTCGGCGACGCGGGTGCGGTGGCCGTCCTCGTGGTGGTCGTCGTGACGGTGCCGACCGCGAAGGTGACCGTGGCCGAGGCGGCCCGCGCGATCGACGCCGACCTGCTGGAGATGGCCCGGGTCTACCGGCTGCCCCCGCTGGCGCGGCTGCGGCACCTGCAACTGCCCGCGCTGGTCCCCGCGCTGCGCTCGGCGGCGTCGCTGTGCGGTGCCGGCGGACTGCGCGTGGCGATCATGGCCGAGCTGCTGGTCGCACCGGACGGCGTGGGCGCGGCCGTCGCGCAGGCGCGCGGGAACCTGGCAACCGCCGAGGTCTTCGCGTGGGCGCTGGTCGCGGTCGCCGCCGCGCTGGTCACCGACTGGCTGGTCGCCCGTCCCGCTCACCGCGGCGCCGCCTCCCGCGCCGCAGAACCCGTTGGAGCCCGATGA
- a CDS encoding FAD-dependent monooxygenase, giving the protein MMNDQVLIAGGGPTGLTTALLLAHFGVSCTVVERRSEPSSTPKARAVTLRSMEIFRALGVADEISAAALASERIRLPFTFAATLADARAGHTDQTARHGARAELSPCTTVVCPQDVVEGVLLARVLADARIRFLPGTEVAGARGDDDGVEVRTSGGQVLRGRYLVGADGAHSAVRETFGGPAELAPADPPVANTLVLFEADLGPLVAGLGSTIYFLDHGGVRGFLQPAAQPDRWTFNQIHDGADPLARTDPAGAVRTAVGADVAVDVLETADWTMRSAVAPWFGNDRVFLAGDAAHLVSPFSGSGLNLGVQDADNLAWKLAAVLRGHAGSRLLDTYEQERRPSAERHVERDRAAVATVRADPGWLRWRTELPARRKDDAALLGDPYRSDAVLLCERWDAPASPGRRAPHCWLDDGRTSTLDLARNGFALVSPDPAWSAPAVEAAARAGVALAVVPGGADRDRIAAAYDLTDGAALLRPDATVAWRCEHFPVDPLSAVADALGSVLSADR; this is encoded by the coding sequence ATGATGAACGACCAGGTCCTGATCGCGGGCGGCGGCCCCACCGGCCTCACGACCGCCCTGCTGCTCGCCCATTTCGGGGTGTCGTGCACCGTCGTCGAACGCCGGTCGGAGCCTTCGTCCACCCCGAAGGCGCGCGCGGTCACGCTGCGCTCGATGGAGATCTTCCGCGCGCTGGGCGTGGCCGACGAGATCAGCGCCGCGGCGCTGGCGTCGGAACGGATCCGGTTGCCCTTCACCTTCGCCGCCACCCTCGCCGACGCCCGCGCCGGGCACACCGACCAGACGGCGCGGCACGGTGCGCGGGCGGAGCTGAGCCCGTGCACCACGGTCGTGTGCCCGCAGGACGTCGTGGAAGGCGTCCTCCTGGCCAGGGTGCTGGCTGATGCCCGCATCCGGTTCCTGCCGGGCACCGAGGTGGCCGGCGCCCGCGGTGACGACGACGGCGTGGAGGTCCGCACGTCCGGTGGGCAGGTGCTGCGAGGCCGCTACCTCGTCGGCGCCGACGGCGCGCACAGCGCCGTCCGGGAGACGTTCGGCGGTCCGGCAGAGCTCGCCCCCGCCGATCCGCCGGTGGCCAACACCCTCGTGCTGTTCGAGGCCGACCTCGGCCCGCTGGTGGCCGGACTCGGCAGCACGATCTACTTCCTCGACCACGGCGGCGTCCGCGGCTTCCTCCAGCCCGCCGCGCAGCCGGACCGGTGGACGTTCAACCAGATCCACGACGGCGCCGACCCGCTGGCGCGCACGGACCCGGCGGGCGCCGTCCGGACCGCGGTCGGGGCCGATGTCGCGGTCGACGTCCTTGAGACCGCCGACTGGACGATGCGCAGCGCGGTGGCGCCGTGGTTCGGCAACGACCGGGTCTTCCTGGCCGGAGACGCCGCGCACCTGGTGTCGCCGTTCAGCGGTTCGGGGCTGAACCTGGGGGTGCAGGACGCGGACAACCTGGCGTGGAAGCTGGCCGCCGTGCTGCGCGGGCATGCCGGGTCCCGGCTGCTCGACACCTACGAGCAGGAGCGGCGGCCCAGCGCGGAGCGGCACGTGGAGCGCGACCGCGCGGCGGTGGCGACCGTCCGCGCCGACCCCGGCTGGCTTCGCTGGCGAACCGAGCTGCCGGCCCGGCGCAAGGACGACGCGGCGCTGCTCGGTGATCCCTATCGGTCCGACGCCGTGCTGCTCTGCGAGCGGTGGGACGCACCCGCTTCCCCCGGGCGGCGTGCCCCGCACTGCTGGCTCGACGACGGCCGCACGTCCACCCTCGACCTCGCCCGGAACGGGTTCGCGCTCGTCAGCCCCGACCCGGCGTGGTCGGCACCCGCGGTGGAGGCGGCCGCGCGCGCCGGTGTCGCGCTGGCGGTCGTGCCCGGCGGCGCCGACCGCGACCGCATCGCCGCCGCCTACGACCTGACCGACGGCGCCGCGCTGCTGCGACCGGACGCCACCGTCGCCTGGCGCTGCGAGCACTTCCCCGTCGATCCGCTGAGCGCGGTCGCCGACGCGCTCGGCTCGGTGCTCTCGGCCGACCGCTGA
- the trpD gene encoding anthranilate phosphoribosyltransferase: MAGSWAALLGHLVAGNDLSAEDTAWAMDLVMTGEATPARVAAFVVALRAKGETPAEVRGMADAMLSHSRPLEVRHRAVDIVGTGGDRSGSVNISTMASIVLASAGVPVVKHGNRAASSKCGTADVLEALGVAIDLPPDGVRRCVEELGIGFCFAPVFHPAMRHAAGPRREIGIPTAFNVLGPLTNPARPSAGLIGCGDLRMAPVMAEVFAGRGGSVLLVRGDDGMDEITTTTTTTVWVVQDGTVTEESIDPAEFGIRYSTPAELQGGDAEVNADVVRRLVAGEAGPVRDAVLLNAAGALAAFEGPGTELRGRLGADLERVAAAIDSGAAADLLDRWAKHSTEIMRESE; this comes from the coding sequence ATGGCTGGAAGCTGGGCAGCACTGCTGGGGCATCTGGTGGCCGGGAACGACCTCTCGGCCGAGGACACCGCCTGGGCCATGGACCTGGTGATGACCGGAGAGGCCACGCCCGCGCGGGTGGCGGCTTTCGTGGTCGCGCTGCGCGCGAAGGGCGAGACCCCCGCGGAGGTGCGCGGCATGGCCGACGCCATGCTCTCCCACTCCCGCCCGCTTGAGGTCCGGCACCGGGCGGTGGACATCGTCGGCACCGGCGGCGACCGGTCCGGCAGCGTCAACATCTCGACGATGGCCTCGATCGTGCTGGCCTCGGCCGGGGTCCCGGTCGTCAAGCACGGCAACCGCGCGGCCTCGTCGAAGTGCGGCACGGCCGACGTCCTGGAGGCGCTGGGCGTGGCCATCGACCTGCCGCCCGACGGCGTGCGGCGCTGCGTGGAGGAGCTCGGCATCGGCTTCTGCTTCGCCCCGGTGTTCCACCCGGCGATGCGCCACGCCGCGGGCCCGCGCCGCGAGATCGGCATCCCCACCGCGTTCAACGTGCTCGGCCCGCTGACCAACCCGGCCCGCCCGTCGGCCGGTCTCATCGGCTGCGGCGACCTGCGGATGGCGCCGGTGATGGCCGAGGTCTTCGCCGGCCGGGGTGGGTCCGTCCTGCTGGTCCGCGGTGACGACGGCATGGACGAGATCACCACGACCACCACCACGACCGTATGGGTGGTCCAGGACGGCACCGTGACCGAGGAGAGCATCGACCCCGCCGAGTTCGGCATCCGCTACAGCACGCCCGCCGAGCTGCAGGGCGGCGACGCCGAGGTCAATGCCGACGTGGTGCGGCGGCTGGTGGCCGGTGAGGCCGGGCCGGTGCGCGACGCCGTGCTGCTCAACGCCGCGGGTGCGCTGGCGGCCTTCGAGGGTCCGGGCACCGAGCTGCGCGGCAGGCTCGGAGCGGACCTGGAGCGCGTCGCGGCCGCGATCGACTCCGGCGCGGCGGCCGACCTGCTCGACCGGTGGGCGAAGCACTCCACCGAGATCATGCGCGAGAGCGAGTGA
- a CDS encoding cytochrome c oxidase subunit 4 yields the protein MKVEAKIFNYITFFFFLSAIVYGFWAKEPVGTVALILVGGLSLLIGTYFQFVARRIEPRPEDNDEAEISDGAGELGFFSPGSYWPVGLAAAAAFAGVALAFFHVWMIVIAVAVVLIMVAGLVFEYHTGPNHD from the coding sequence ATGAAGGTCGAAGCGAAGATCTTCAACTACATCACCTTCTTCTTCTTCCTGTCGGCGATCGTCTACGGGTTCTGGGCGAAGGAGCCGGTCGGCACCGTGGCGCTGATCCTGGTCGGCGGGCTGTCGCTGCTGATCGGCACGTACTTCCAGTTCGTGGCCCGGCGCATCGAGCCGCGTCCGGAGGACAACGACGAGGCCGAGATCAGCGACGGCGCCGGCGAGCTGGGCTTCTTCAGCCCGGGCAGCTACTGGCCGGTGGGCCTGGCCGCGGCCGCGGCGTTCGCCGGTGTCGCGCTGGCGTTCTTCCACGTGTGGATGATCGTGATCGCCGTCGCGGTGGTCCTGATCATGGTCGCGGGCCTGGTGTTCGAGTACCACACCGGACCGAACCACGACTGA
- the asnB gene encoding asparagine synthase (glutamine-hydrolyzing), with amino-acid sequence MCGLLGLVCPTEENAGHARDAVATALRCQRHRGPDESDTWHGGELVFGFNRLSIIDLEHSHQPLSWGPPENPGRYTVLFNGEIYNYLELRAELVDRFGARFNTDGDTEVIVAAYHYLGTSMVGRLRGMFAFLVWDNERKVVFGARDPFGIKPLFYAQGPGGIAFASEKKSLLSLANTLRITEDLDHRAMQHYLVLQYVPEPETLHRQVRRIESGTSFTVAPGGQLVTERYFQPNFGSRTLHSDSDAKRMHDEIVDVMRDSVAKHMRADVTVGAFLSGGIDSTAIAALAKEHNPNLITFTTGFERQGYSEVDVAAESAAAIGVKHVVRTVSAEEMMETLPLIVWYLDDPVADPALVPLWFIAREARQHVKVVLSGEGADELFGGYTIYREPLSLAPFEKVPGALRKAMGRVSTAIPEGVRGKDLLRRGALSLEERYYGNARIFRDDQLRNVMRGFDPGVSHKDVTAAAYRTSSGWDPVTRMQHVDLFTWLRGDILVKADKMTMANSLELRVPFLDPEVFRIASTIPLEQKITRETTKYALRQAMYQVVPAHVLNRRKLGFPVPIKHWLRDEMHDWARNIIQQSQTDHLLNRTAVLQLLEEHRSGVLDHSRRLWALLVFMLWHGIFIEGRLSPEVPEPHYPVKL; translated from the coding sequence GTGTGCGGCCTGCTTGGACTGGTCTGTCCCACCGAAGAGAACGCCGGTCACGCCCGCGACGCCGTGGCCACCGCCCTGCGGTGCCAGCGGCACCGGGGTCCGGACGAGAGCGACACCTGGCATGGCGGTGAGCTGGTCTTCGGCTTCAACCGGCTGTCGATCATCGACCTCGAACACTCCCACCAGCCGCTGAGCTGGGGCCCGCCGGAGAACCCGGGCCGCTACACCGTGCTGTTCAACGGCGAGATCTACAACTACCTCGAACTGCGCGCGGAGCTGGTGGACCGCTTCGGCGCCCGGTTCAACACCGACGGCGACACCGAGGTCATCGTCGCGGCCTACCACTACCTGGGTACCTCCATGGTGGGGCGCCTGCGCGGCATGTTCGCCTTCCTGGTCTGGGACAACGAGCGCAAGGTCGTCTTCGGCGCCCGCGACCCCTTCGGCATCAAGCCGCTGTTCTACGCCCAGGGCCCCGGCGGCATCGCCTTCGCCAGCGAGAAGAAGAGCCTGCTCAGCCTGGCCAACACGCTTCGGATCACCGAGGACCTGGACCACCGGGCCATGCAGCACTACCTGGTGCTGCAGTACGTGCCGGAGCCCGAGACCCTGCACCGGCAGGTGCGCCGCATCGAGTCCGGCACCTCGTTCACCGTCGCGCCGGGTGGCCAGCTGGTCACCGAGCGCTACTTCCAGCCGAACTTCGGCTCGCGGACGCTGCACAGCGACTCCGACGCCAAGCGCATGCACGACGAGATCGTCGACGTGATGCGCGACTCGGTCGCCAAGCACATGCGCGCGGACGTGACGGTCGGCGCGTTCCTGTCCGGCGGCATCGACTCGACCGCGATCGCCGCGCTGGCCAAGGAGCACAACCCGAACCTGATCACCTTCACCACCGGGTTCGAGCGCCAGGGCTATTCCGAGGTCGACGTGGCCGCCGAGTCGGCGGCGGCGATCGGCGTCAAGCACGTGGTCCGCACCGTCTCCGCCGAGGAGATGATGGAGACGCTGCCGCTGATCGTCTGGTACCTGGACGACCCGGTGGCCGACCCGGCGCTGGTGCCGCTGTGGTTCATCGCGCGCGAGGCGCGCCAGCACGTCAAGGTGGTGCTCTCCGGCGAGGGCGCCGACGAGCTGTTCGGCGGTTACACGATCTACCGCGAGCCGCTGTCGCTGGCGCCGTTCGAGAAGGTGCCGGGTGCGCTGCGCAAGGCGATGGGCAGGGTGTCCACCGCCATCCCGGAGGGCGTGCGCGGCAAGGACCTGCTGCGCCGCGGTGCCCTGAGCCTGGAGGAGCGCTACTACGGCAACGCCCGGATCTTCCGGGACGACCAGCTCCGCAACGTGATGCGCGGCTTCGACCCGGGGGTCTCGCACAAGGACGTCACCGCCGCGGCCTACCGGACCTCCTCCGGCTGGGACCCGGTGACCCGGATGCAGCACGTGGACCTGTTCACCTGGCTGCGCGGCGACATCCTGGTCAAGGCCGACAAGATGACCATGGCCAACTCGCTGGAGCTGCGGGTGCCGTTCCTGGACCCGGAGGTCTTCCGGATCGCCAGCACGATCCCGCTCGAGCAGAAGATCACCAGGGAGACCACCAAGTACGCGCTGCGCCAGGCGATGTACCAGGTGGTGCCCGCGCACGTGCTCAACCGCCGCAAGCTGGGCTTCCCGGTGCCGATCAAGCACTGGCTGCGCGACGAGATGCACGACTGGGCGCGCAACATCATCCAGCAGTCCCAGACCGACCACCTGCTCAACCGCACCGCGGTGCTGCAGCTGCTGGAGGAGCACCGCTCCGGCGTGCTCGACCACAGCCGCCGCCTGTGGGCGCTGCTGGTGTTCATGCTCTGGCACGGCATCTTCATCGAGGGCCGGCTGTCGCCGGAGGTGCCCGAGCCGCACTACCCGGTCAAGCTCTGA
- a CDS encoding Lrp/AsnC family transcriptional regulator: MITAIVLIQTAAERLTEAAQEIADLEGVAEVYSCAGDVDLIAVLRVSDHEKIADIVPGRINKVTGVLDTDTHIAFRSYSRQDTEAAFSLGMEDE; encoded by the coding sequence GTGATCACCGCGATCGTGCTGATCCAGACCGCCGCCGAGCGCCTGACCGAGGCCGCTCAGGAAATCGCCGACCTGGAGGGCGTGGCGGAGGTGTACTCCTGCGCGGGCGACGTCGACCTGATCGCGGTCCTGCGGGTCAGCGACCACGAGAAGATCGCCGACATCGTGCCCGGCCGGATCAACAAGGTCACCGGTGTCCTCGACACCGACACCCACATCGCGTTCCGCTCGTACTCGCGCCAGGACACCGAGGCCGCCTTTTCGCTCGGCATGGAGGACGAGTGA
- a CDS encoding class I SAM-dependent methyltransferase, producing the protein MADIEEHARRLAAESLSTDDPTGWFERLYAQAERGEAAVPWDRGAPHQLLAEWSAGLRGEGRRALVVGCGYGADAELLASLGFRTDAFDVSATAVDGARLRFPGSRVRYAVADLLEPPGERAGAYDLVVESLTVQSLPDTLRGGAIAAVRRFVAPGGTLLVIASARGEGPVEGPPWPLTRAEVESFARDDLHVARIEAIPAESDPSVVRWRAEFRRSDQAASSTS; encoded by the coding sequence ATGGCCGACATCGAGGAGCACGCGCGCAGGCTCGCGGCGGAGTCGCTTTCCACCGACGACCCGACGGGCTGGTTCGAGCGCCTCTACGCGCAGGCGGAGCGCGGCGAGGCCGCCGTGCCGTGGGATCGCGGAGCTCCGCACCAACTGCTCGCCGAGTGGTCCGCCGGACTGCGCGGCGAGGGCAGGCGCGCGCTCGTCGTCGGCTGCGGGTACGGCGCGGACGCCGAACTCCTGGCGAGCCTCGGTTTCCGCACCGACGCCTTCGACGTCTCGGCCACGGCCGTCGACGGCGCCAGGCTGCGGTTCCCCGGCTCACGGGTCCGCTACGCCGTCGCCGACCTGCTGGAACCGCCGGGCGAACGCGCGGGCGCGTACGACCTGGTCGTGGAAAGCCTGACCGTCCAGTCGCTGCCCGACACCCTGCGCGGCGGCGCGATCGCGGCGGTCCGGCGGTTCGTCGCCCCGGGCGGCACGCTGCTGGTCATCGCATCGGCGCGGGGCGAAGGACCGGTCGAGGGGCCGCCGTGGCCGCTCACCCGCGCGGAGGTCGAGTCGTTCGCCCGGGATGATCTCCACGTGGCACGGATCGAGGCGATCCCCGCCGAATCCGACCCCTCGGTCGTCCGCTGGCGCGCCGAGTTCCGGCGCTCCGACCAGGCGGCGTCGAGCACCTCGTAG
- a CDS encoding ATP-binding cassette domain-containing protein, producing the protein MPAREGSPKPPDAETGLSLERVSVERGGRAVLSEVTADVRGGEVLAVLGPSGAGKTSLLRVVAGLLAPSGGSVRTPPGRLGYAFAEHRLLPWRTVLQNVLIPLGRREGRTARERALSLLDEFGVGGTADRRPAELSGGMRQRVALVRALVVRPALLLADEPLSAVDRQARRSATAAACRHLGGAAALWVTHDPEEAAAVAERALLIGTGGRARLVPTSRLGSA; encoded by the coding sequence GTGCCAGCAAGGGAAGGCTCACCTAAACCACCGGATGCCGAAACCGGTCTGTCGCTGGAGCGGGTTTCGGTCGAGCGCGGCGGCCGGGCGGTGCTGAGCGAGGTCACCGCCGACGTCCGCGGGGGCGAGGTCCTCGCCGTCCTCGGTCCCTCCGGCGCGGGCAAGACCTCGTTGCTGCGGGTGGTGGCGGGCTTGCTCGCCCCGTCCGGCGGCTCGGTGCGGACCCCGCCCGGACGCCTCGGCTACGCCTTCGCCGAGCACCGGCTGCTGCCCTGGCGCACCGTTCTGCAGAACGTGCTGATCCCGCTGGGACGCCGCGAAGGCCGGACCGCGCGCGAACGCGCGCTGAGCCTGCTCGACGAGTTCGGCGTCGGCGGCACCGCCGACCGGCGCCCGGCCGAGCTCTCCGGAGGGATGCGCCAGCGGGTGGCGCTGGTGCGCGCGCTGGTGGTCCGCCCCGCGCTGCTGCTGGCCGACGAACCGCTGTCGGCGGTCGACCGGCAGGCACGCCGATCCGCCACCGCGGCGGCGTGCAGGCACCTCGGCGGCGCCGCCGCCCTGTGGGTCACCCACGACCCGGAAGAAGCCGCCGCCGTGGCCGAGCGCGCACTGCTCATCGGCACCGGCGGGCGGGCCCGACTCGTGCCGACCAGCCGCCTCGGCTCGGCCTGA
- the ctaC gene encoding aa3-type cytochrome oxidase subunit II: MGLKEGTRLPRLVKVTGLIGLVGVAATGCTTNEVLRFGWPQGVTPQAESMRQLWTWSVIAALAVGVLVWGLIFWSVAFHRKKSEELPRQFQYNLPLEIIYSAIPFVMVVVLFYFTAVTQNYVLAKPANPDVKVNVVSFQWNWEFNYPGYRTPDGQPVRTVGSSEEIPLLVLPTDSSVEYHLSSTDVIHSFFVPEFHFKRDTFPHPDKNNQDNVFQNTIDREGSFVGRCAELCGTYHSMMNFEVRALSKDKFDQYMGLRTRINPQTGSPYTASEALGEMKCGELCAPRAVTGVPFDTERTGGKPSGIGTAN, translated from the coding sequence GTGGGCCTGAAGGAGGGGACCCGATTGCCACGGCTGGTCAAGGTCACTGGGCTGATCGGCCTGGTAGGTGTCGCGGCAACGGGCTGCACGACCAACGAGGTCCTGCGGTTCGGCTGGCCGCAGGGTGTCACCCCGCAGGCCGAGTCGATGCGCCAGCTCTGGACCTGGTCTGTGATCGCGGCTCTCGCGGTCGGTGTGCTCGTGTGGGGGCTGATCTTCTGGTCGGTCGCCTTCCACCGCAAGAAGAGCGAGGAGCTGCCCAGGCAGTTCCAGTACAACCTGCCGCTGGAGATCATCTACTCGGCGATCCCGTTCGTGATGGTCGTGGTGCTGTTCTACTTCACCGCGGTCACCCAGAACTACGTGCTGGCCAAGCCGGCCAACCCGGACGTCAAGGTCAACGTGGTGTCCTTCCAGTGGAACTGGGAGTTCAACTACCCCGGCTACAGGACGCCGGACGGGCAGCCGGTGCGGACCGTCGGCAGCAGCGAGGAGATCCCGCTGCTGGTGCTGCCGACCGACTCCAGCGTCGAGTACCACCTGTCGTCGACCGACGTCATCCACTCGTTCTTCGTGCCGGAGTTCCACTTCAAGCGGGACACCTTCCCGCACCCGGACAAGAACAACCAGGACAACGTCTTCCAGAACACGATCGACCGCGAAGGCTCGTTCGTCGGGCGGTGCGCCGAGCTGTGCGGCACCTACCACTCGATGATGAACTTCGAGGTCCGCGCGCTCTCGAAGGACAAGTTCGACCAGTACATGGGGCTGCGGACGCGCATCAACCCGCAGACCGGCAGCCCGTACACCGCCTCCGAGGCGCTCGGGGAGATGAAGTGCGGCGAGCTGTGCGCCCCGCGGGCGGTCACCGGCGTCCCGTTCGACACCGAGCGCACCGGCGGCAAGCCCTCGGGCATCGGGACAGCCAACTGA